Proteins encoded by one window of Homo sapiens chromosome 10, GRCh38.p14 Primary Assembly:
- the ATP5F1C gene encoding ATP synthase F(1) complex subunit gamma, mitochondrial isoform L (liver) precursor (isoform L (liver) precursor is encoded by transcript variant 1) codes for MFSRAGVAGLSAWTLQPQWIQVRNMATLKDITRRLKSIKNIQKITKSMKMVAAAKYARAERELKPARIYGLGSLALYEKADIKGPEDKKKHLLIGVSSDRGLCGAIHSSIAKQMKSEVATLTAAGKEVMLVGIGDKIRGILYRTHSDQFLVAFKEVGRKPPTFGDASVIALELLNSGYEFDEGSIIFNKFRSVISYKTEEKPIFSLNTVASADSMSIYDDIDADVLQNYQEYNLANIIYYSLKESTTSEQSARMTAMDNASKNASEMIDKLTLTFNRTRQAVITKELIEIISGAAALD; via the exons GATTCAAGTTCGAAATATGGCAACTTTGAAAGATA TCACCAGGAGACTAAAGTCCATCAAAAACATCCAGAAAATTACCAAGTCTATGAAAATGGTAGCGGCAGCAAAATATGCCCGAGCTGAGAGAGAGCTGAAACCAGCTCGAATATATGGATTGGGATCTTTAG ctcTGTATGAAAAAGCTGATATCAAGGGGCCTGAAGACAAGAAGAAACACCTCCTTATTGGTGTGTCCTCAGATCGAGGACTGTGTGGTGCTATTCATTCCTCCATTGCTAAACAGATGAAAAGCGAGGTTGCTACACTAACAGCAGCTGGGAAAGAAGTTATGCTTGTTGGAATTGGTGACAAAATCAGAGGCATACTTTATag GACTCATTCTGACCAGTTTCTGGTGGCATTCAAAGAAGTGGGAAGAAAGCCCCCCACTTTTGGAGATGCGTCAGTCATTGCCCTTGAATTACTAAATTCTGGATATGAATTTGATGAAGGCTCCATCATCTTTAATAAATTCAG GTCTGTCATCTCCTATAAGACAGAAGAAAAGCCCATCTTTTCCCTTAATACCGTTGCAAGTGCTG ACAGCATGAGTATCTATGACGATATTGATGCTGACGTGCTGCAAAATTACCAAGAATACAATCTGGCCAACATCATCTACTACTCTCTGAAGGAGTCCACCACTAGTGAGCAGAGTGCCAGGATGACAGCCATGGACAATGCCAGCAAGAATGCTT ctGAGATGATTGACAAATTGACATTGACATTCAACCGTACCCGCCAAGCTGTCATCACAAAAGAGTTGATTGAAATTATCTCTGGTGCTGCAGCTCT GGATTAA
- the ATP5F1C gene encoding ATP synthase F(1) complex subunit gamma, mitochondrial isoform H (heart) precursor (isoform H (heart) precursor is encoded by transcript variant 2): MFSRAGVAGLSAWTLQPQWIQVRNMATLKDITRRLKSIKNIQKITKSMKMVAAAKYARAERELKPARIYGLGSLALYEKADIKGPEDKKKHLLIGVSSDRGLCGAIHSSIAKQMKSEVATLTAAGKEVMLVGIGDKIRGILYRTHSDQFLVAFKEVGRKPPTFGDASVIALELLNSGYEFDEGSIIFNKFRSVISYKTEEKPIFSLNTVASADSMSIYDDIDADVLQNYQEYNLANIIYYSLKESTTSEQSARMTAMDNASKNASEMIDKLTLTFNRTRQAVITKELIEIISGAAAL; the protein is encoded by the exons GATTCAAGTTCGAAATATGGCAACTTTGAAAGATA TCACCAGGAGACTAAAGTCCATCAAAAACATCCAGAAAATTACCAAGTCTATGAAAATGGTAGCGGCAGCAAAATATGCCCGAGCTGAGAGAGAGCTGAAACCAGCTCGAATATATGGATTGGGATCTTTAG ctcTGTATGAAAAAGCTGATATCAAGGGGCCTGAAGACAAGAAGAAACACCTCCTTATTGGTGTGTCCTCAGATCGAGGACTGTGTGGTGCTATTCATTCCTCCATTGCTAAACAGATGAAAAGCGAGGTTGCTACACTAACAGCAGCTGGGAAAGAAGTTATGCTTGTTGGAATTGGTGACAAAATCAGAGGCATACTTTATag GACTCATTCTGACCAGTTTCTGGTGGCATTCAAAGAAGTGGGAAGAAAGCCCCCCACTTTTGGAGATGCGTCAGTCATTGCCCTTGAATTACTAAATTCTGGATATGAATTTGATGAAGGCTCCATCATCTTTAATAAATTCAG GTCTGTCATCTCCTATAAGACAGAAGAAAAGCCCATCTTTTCCCTTAATACCGTTGCAAGTGCTG ACAGCATGAGTATCTATGACGATATTGATGCTGACGTGCTGCAAAATTACCAAGAATACAATCTGGCCAACATCATCTACTACTCTCTGAAGGAGTCCACCACTAGTGAGCAGAGTGCCAGGATGACAGCCATGGACAATGCCAGCAAGAATGCTT ctGAGATGATTGACAAATTGACATTGACATTCAACCGTACCCGCCAAGCTGTCATCACAAAAGAGTTGATTGAAATTATCTCTGGTGCTGCAGCTCT GTAA
- the ATP5F1C gene encoding ATP synthase F(1) complex subunit gamma, mitochondrial isoform 3 (isoform 3 is encoded by transcript variant 3), translating to MKMVAAAKYARAERELKPARIYGLGSLALYEKADIKGPEDKKKHLLIGVSSDRGLCGAIHSSIAKQMKSEVATLTAAGKEVMLVGIGDKIRGILYRTHSDQFLVAFKEVGRKPPTFGDASVIALELLNSGYEFDEGSIIFNKFRSVISYKTEEKPIFSLNTVASADSMSIYDDIDADVLQNYQEYNLANIIYYSLKESTTSEQSARMTAMDNASKNASEMIDKLTLTFNRTRQAVITKELIEIISGAAALD from the exons ATGAAAATGGTAGCGGCAGCAAAATATGCCCGAGCTGAGAGAGAGCTGAAACCAGCTCGAATATATGGATTGGGATCTTTAG ctcTGTATGAAAAAGCTGATATCAAGGGGCCTGAAGACAAGAAGAAACACCTCCTTATTGGTGTGTCCTCAGATCGAGGACTGTGTGGTGCTATTCATTCCTCCATTGCTAAACAGATGAAAAGCGAGGTTGCTACACTAACAGCAGCTGGGAAAGAAGTTATGCTTGTTGGAATTGGTGACAAAATCAGAGGCATACTTTATag GACTCATTCTGACCAGTTTCTGGTGGCATTCAAAGAAGTGGGAAGAAAGCCCCCCACTTTTGGAGATGCGTCAGTCATTGCCCTTGAATTACTAAATTCTGGATATGAATTTGATGAAGGCTCCATCATCTTTAATAAATTCAG GTCTGTCATCTCCTATAAGACAGAAGAAAAGCCCATCTTTTCCCTTAATACCGTTGCAAGTGCTG ACAGCATGAGTATCTATGACGATATTGATGCTGACGTGCTGCAAAATTACCAAGAATACAATCTGGCCAACATCATCTACTACTCTCTGAAGGAGTCCACCACTAGTGAGCAGAGTGCCAGGATGACAGCCATGGACAATGCCAGCAAGAATGCTT ctGAGATGATTGACAAATTGACATTGACATTCAACCGTACCCGCCAAGCTGTCATCACAAAAGAGTTGATTGAAATTATCTCTGGTGCTGCAGCTCT GGATTAA
- the ATP5F1C gene encoding ATP synthase F(1) complex subunit gamma, mitochondrial isoform X2 — MKMVAAAKYARAERELKPARIYGLGSLALYEKADIKGPEDKKKHLLIGVSSDRGLCGAIHSSIAKQMKSEVATLTAAGKEVMLVGIGDKIRGILYRTHSDQFLVAFKEVGRKPPTFGDASVIALELLNSGYEFDEGSIIFNKFRSVISYKTEEKPIFSLNTVASADSMSIYDDIDADVLQNYQEYNLANIIYYSLKESTTSEQSARMTAMDNASKNASEMIDKLTLTFNRTRQAVITKELIEIISGAAAL; from the exons ATGAAAATGGTAGCGGCAGCAAAATATGCCCGAGCTGAGAGAGAGCTGAAACCAGCTCGAATATATGGATTGGGATCTTTAG ctcTGTATGAAAAAGCTGATATCAAGGGGCCTGAAGACAAGAAGAAACACCTCCTTATTGGTGTGTCCTCAGATCGAGGACTGTGTGGTGCTATTCATTCCTCCATTGCTAAACAGATGAAAAGCGAGGTTGCTACACTAACAGCAGCTGGGAAAGAAGTTATGCTTGTTGGAATTGGTGACAAAATCAGAGGCATACTTTATag GACTCATTCTGACCAGTTTCTGGTGGCATTCAAAGAAGTGGGAAGAAAGCCCCCCACTTTTGGAGATGCGTCAGTCATTGCCCTTGAATTACTAAATTCTGGATATGAATTTGATGAAGGCTCCATCATCTTTAATAAATTCAG GTCTGTCATCTCCTATAAGACAGAAGAAAAGCCCATCTTTTCCCTTAATACCGTTGCAAGTGCTG ACAGCATGAGTATCTATGACGATATTGATGCTGACGTGCTGCAAAATTACCAAGAATACAATCTGGCCAACATCATCTACTACTCTCTGAAGGAGTCCACCACTAGTGAGCAGAGTGCCAGGATGACAGCCATGGACAATGCCAGCAAGAATGCTT ctGAGATGATTGACAAATTGACATTGACATTCAACCGTACCCGCCAAGCTGTCATCACAAAAGAGTTGATTGAAATTATCTCTGGTGCTGCAGCTCT GTAA